The genomic window GAAGGTAAGTGTTTTGATGGCGATCAATGGCTGTAAGGGTTCCACTGGAAACCACTCCATCGTCATTGTTTCTATAAGTCTTGGTGGTCTGAAAGATCCCCTCAGTTTGATTGCCAAAATAATCGTAAGAAAAATCATATGCCCCATCCACACTACAATAATCATTGCCATTAGGTTCTTCGCGCGTGTTTGAATACTGATAGATCACCTTGCTCACCACCCCATCTGGATTGTATTTTTTAGAAAACACTATTGAACGCGCCGTAGAACACAATGAAGAATATATACCTGAGTAATTCTGGGTCTCTCGATAGTCATAACTGAACTCATGGGTATATCCAGCAAGCGACATGCCTATTCTTTTTCCGCTTGGGGTCAATCTATATGTACGCTGAAAAGACTTATCATAATCGTTATAATAGTTTACCTCTTTGTCCGTATATTCTGTTTTGACAATATTTCCTTCATCATCTAAAGTATCCCGGTTAATTGATTCCAGCTTTGGAGGCTCCGCCCCTTTATGATGATAGCTGTATGTGACTGTGGATGTAGCACTCTCTTTGATTGACAATATGGTTCTGTAGCTATGCGATGCATATTGATCCAAAGCGCAGAACTTGGTATCTGCACAAGGCGCTGGATTGCAATGATCGTAATCACCATAACATGAATCAGAAAATATGATATTGTGATCATATCTTTCATTGGTATAATTATATGTATTCGCAGCCGAATTATCATATATTCTATTTGAATCAGTATCCTTCCGGGATAGCTGACGATTAAAATCATAGAACTCCACAATGGTTTTTTCTTTCTCCGTGGATTCCGGAAGATAAAGAGTAAATTCCCTAACATTATAGAGAGAGTTGCTGGTATAAGAGATTTTTACATTTCCATCCCTGGTACTGCGACCAAGACGGTCGTACTCATGAATTTTTGTGCCCGAAGTCTTAATTTTTCCATCCTGGTAATACGAATGCTTGGTTGTGTCCAAACCTCGGTAATTGTAAGTTGCATGCGTATGCGTAGGATCAGTCTCTTCGTCCCATAGATGGTTAGAAGGGTAAAATGAATAATCGATGTCATTGATTTTAATCAAGTTGCCGTTGAGATCAAAAAGAAAATCTTTGGTTTGATTTGAAGTGATGTAAACAGAAGTGTCATTGGGTGTGACAGTATTGAAAATCTCCCTGATCCGTCTGCCCAGTCCATCATAGAAGTACTGTCGGGTGTATTCCGAGTCCAATCTTTCCTGGATGACTTGCCCCAAAGAATCCAGAGTCAAGTACTTGACGCTTCCTGCAGTCATTCCTGCGGTCAACGAAGACCAACTGTAAGAAGAATTGAGGCTTCCATTGAAAACCCCATTGGTTTCATAGGTTTTCATCCCATCAGAACGGTAACCATACCAATGCGACTCTCCTGGTCCACCCTCCATCCGAATGGGCAAATCAAGACTGTTGTATTGGAACTTGGTGGTCTGTGTGATGGTTTCGAGAGAAGCTGGCACATTCGGTTGAGGTAAGTTGGTAAACTGCTCCCTTTTGACGGTCCTCTGGGTTTCGTTGCCCATCAAATCGTATTGCAGGTCAAAGGCAGGGAAAACCGAACCATCTCTGGTTTTCTGCCCCATCCGGTCATAAGAGTTGATTTCCACATAATTGTCCCAGTGTTTCCGGTAGATCAACAAACCACGGGAATCATAGAAAGAACTGGTCAAAGCTGTAGAAGGAACGGAGCCACTTGCATTCACTGCCTCGGTCAGAAGCTGACCGTCTCGTCCATAAGTGTAAGTGGTGGATACGGCATTGGAGGTTCCTGCAGCGTTATCCAGGTATGCCTTGCTGATGATGTCTGGATACGCCCGGTTGCCATAACGTCTGTATTCTGTCTTTATCAGATGAGGAACAGATGTCTCGTTGCTTTCCCACAAGGATGTGGCCATGTTCGCAGGAATCACTGGCAACTGTGCACCTTCTGCTACACTGGGTTCAAGAATGGACTCCAACAAACCTGACCTGGTGTAAGTGAAGACTTTCCGCACCATCAGTGTTCCAGCTGCTGTAGGTGCGGGTTCGATCTCTGCAGTGACACTTCCCAACATGTTATAGGTTTTGCGACGCTCGTATCCCAGCCCATCAAAGGTCTGGTACACCCGACCTAAAGCATCGAAACTCTGGTAGATTGTCCTCCACTTTTGGGAAGGATAGGCATAATTTGCTCCTGCATCATCGCCTTTGTAGACTTCTTGTTCTGTTTTCCAGTCATTCCCTGCAGGGTCATATTCCATCGTGGTGGCATACCCTCGGGGATTTGTCACCCGGGTGACCTGATCTTGATTGTTGTACTCATACTGGGTGGTTTTGAAATCCTCTGCCACCGAACTGAACACAAAGCTACCTGAGTAGAACTCAGCCGATGACACAGGTGCAGTTCGATTCCCGATGTACTCCTGCTCGGTCACTTTGCGGCCAAACGCATCATAACTGTACTGCACATAAGGACGACGCAAATCCTGATACGCACTCCCAGCGTTCTTGCGCAAAATGGGCTTCAGGACCCTGAGCAGTTTCCCGGTGGAGTCGTACTTGAAGTACGTGCTCTGCGCATCATCGTCCCCACTGTTCATCGTCAAACGACGGTCAATCGTGCGCACCACTTGCCCCCGACCATCGTACGTGCTCAGCACCACCCCTCCATCTGGAGCCGTCACCTGCGTCACCTGCCCCAGTTTGTTCACCTCCATGCGGGTGACCACCGTGTCCGAAACACTCCCCCCCACTGGGCGCTCCCCATTCACCACCTCAGTGACCTGATCCGGTTGCCCGGTGATGTGGTACCGGGTTTTCTTCTCCCCAAAAGTCCCACTGGTGCTGTTCGGGTCCAGAAACCACTTCTCACTCACCAATTGATCCAGGCTGTTGTACCCATACTGCGTGATGAACCCATCCACCGTTTGCTGTTGGATGCGACCATAGGGATCGTACAGGTAATCGGTGGTCTTGCGGGTGGTTGTTACGGTGCTGCCATCCCCCTCGCCCCATTTGACCTGAATGACCTGCCCGAAGGAAGGTCCGAAGTTGTTGGTGTAGGTGTACTGGGTGGTGTTCTCTTTCTGCCCTTCCCAGGAAGACAGCAGTTCCCCTGAAGCGCCATACACCTGCACACTGCGCTGCAAAACGGGAATCACCACGGTGCTGCCATCCAGCTGAATCACCCGGCTGTACGTGGGTTGACCGAAACCATTAAAAAGCGAATACGTCAACATCTGGTGGTAGGTGGGATTGTCTTTGTTGCTGGCATTGATCCCTGCCACCAGGTACCTGCGGTCACTGAGTCCATCTGGTCCAGCTTTCAGCGCGTAAACCACCTGACCCAGCGCGTCATACTGGTAACGGGTGGTGGCGTTGCCGTCTTTGACGTACCACACCTGATCCTGGTACTGCCGGATGGTGCCTGTTGCCGATTGGGCGGTGCCTTCCACTCCCTGCTCACTGGTGTACATCTGTTTCCAGGTCACGCCGGGGTTGAAGTACGTGAATTGCGTCTGGGTTTTCACCTGTGCCACCGGACCACCCGCACCCACCTCCTGACTGATCAGGCGGCCCTCAGGATCAAAAGTACTCTTGGTGTACTGAGGTGTTGCACTGGCTTCACTGGCATCACAGGAAGGTGATGCAGCCTCAGGATTCGAGGTCAAACACTGAATCACCGTCTGGGATTTCAGGTGATAAGGGGTGTTCTCCTGGGTGTAGTGATCATGGGTATACTGGCTCAACTGGGCACTGTACCCGTAAGTGGTGTCGTTGTACCCGGCAATGGTGCTGGTGACGGGCAGGTTGTCCCGATTGAATGTTGTCCTGGTGCGGGTCTGCCAGTCCGACAGCAACGCTGGATTCATGCCGCTCGTTAACTTCTCCCCGGACACCACTGGTGTTTCCGACTCAATGGTCACCGTGTAGTACTTGACGTTGTTGGTGGTGTAAGCGTAGGTCAGTTTCACCACCAACCTGTCGTACGTCCCTCCATCTGTCCGGCTGGTTCCGGTGACTTCCAGCAAAGCCTGGTCACTGAAGCCTTTCACCACCACCTGACTGTGGCTGCTGGAATGGACCGTGGCCCCCTTGACCGTCCACGCCAGTCCACCCCCGTACTCGTCAGTGCTCGTCCCCGTCACCGTCAGCGTTCCCGTCTCCGCAACGGTCTGCCCACTGGAGACATTCAAATCCACATTGATCGGCAGGTTGCTGGTGGCACCAGTGTTCACTTTCGGCGTGCGGTACACCGTCTCACCCGTCAAATTCCCTTTTGAGTCGTACCCGTAATGCGTGCTCTTCCCACTGGGTTCAATCATCCCGGCGGTGAAGCCATTGAGGTAGTACTGGTACGTCCACTTCAAGGGTGTGGTGGAATTCCCGTTGACCGGGTCCACCACCTCCACTTCCCGCTCGACCAGCTGGCTGTTCTTGTCAAACTGGTACCGTTCGGTTTTGTCGGTGCCGTCTTTCACTTCAATCCCGAAGCCTGTGGTGGGGATGGGTGCAGCATCCGTGAGTGGGGTGCCACTGGCATCCCGGTAGGTGTAGGTCAGGCTTTCTCCAGCGTTGCTGGTAAACGCCTTGACTCTGGGGGGGGTTGCTGCTCTCGTTGTAGGTGTAGGTGTACGTCAGGCTGCTGGTTGCTGCAGAGCCAGTGGTGCGCAGGATGGGCTTCTTGAGTTCGGTGAGCAGCACGTGACCCTGAGCGACTTTGTAAGCAAAGTTAAAGGTGCGGGCCATGTACCCGCCCGCCGTACTGGTCCCGTTCTCGAAGGTGTCGGTGGTGCAGGGGTCCCGGAAGTTGTAGGTGCTGTCCGTGGGATTTCCGCAGGTGCTGTTCACCACAGCAGGATCAGGGTTCTCCCGTCCATTCTGGGCGATGTACATCACCTGCTTCACCACCAGGCTCGACACCGCCCCGGGAATGTCGTACGCAAAACGGGTCTGTCGGGTCCAACTGTTCGCATCACTGGGGTCCTGCAGCAGTTCGTTGATGGCCAGCAGCACCGGAGGTTGGGTGCTGAGGTTCTGGTACCTTTTCCACACGAAGGTGGTGACCCGACCCCACTCGTCTTTCACTTTGCTGATCAACCCTGGCGTGTTCAAGTTGACGTCTTTGTTGTACTCAATCTGGGTTTTCGGGGATGCCCCGATGCCTTCGGGGTCGTTGTTCAGGGCACTGCGGTACTGCTGGGAGAGGTTCTGTTTGAAGTCGACATGCTCGCCGTCTTCAAAGAAGGTGCTGCGGTTCCCACTGTGGTCGTACAGGTGCGCCACCCACTCATGGGTGCTGCGGGAGGCAATCCAGGTTTTCACGAAGACCAGGTACTGCTCGGGGACCTGAATGCCGGGGGTGCTTTCACTGGCGTAAATCGCCACCTGAGCGTCGGTGTAGTTGGTGCTTTCTGGGGTGCTGCCTGTGGCGGGGGTGACTTTGAACACAGTTTTGCTGGCGTAACGCTGCAACCAGCTGGGCAAATTGGGGTCCGTGAGGTTCAGGTTGCTTTTGAGGTTGTAACGGGTTCCACTGCCGTCCCCGGAGTAGATGAACCAGGGGCCTTTGAGCTGTGTGCTGCCGGGGATGCCGTTGTATCCGGCGAGTCTGAGTTTGCTTTGCAGGTTCCAGTTGCTCCCTGCCAGGGTGTGTTGTTTTTTTTCGTCTTTGTCTTTGCTGGGGTCGAGGATGTTGTTTCGCCCTAAACTACCGGTGTCGACGTACACATTTCCGGTGGCGAGGTTGATGGCGTCACTGACTTCTCCGAAGCCGGGGGTGTTGAAGGCGAGGACTTCGATGGGGAGGTCACTGACCCCTGCTCCGGGCCGGGCGTAGAGGCTGGGGGCGGCGGCAGCCATCGGAAGGAATTGCTGGATCAGGTAGAGGAGGGCGAAGGTGAGCCCGAGGCTTCTTCGGGTGGTGTCTGAAGTCACCGGGGTGCGCTTACGATTCCTGAGATAAAAATTCATACAATTTTAATGTTTCACAGTTTCATTTCAGTTTCAACTCAATCTCATAGGAAAATGCGCTGGGGTCACAAGAGTAAGCCTCTTATGCACCTTCGGGGAACCTGATGTAACTGGCCCTGCCATTATCGAACGGACACTGTTGGCGAATTCCCCCGCGTTTCGACCACCTGTTATACTGGGAAACACCACTTGGCACCCTGAAATGGAGCACCCTTTCTGTTTCCGAGTACCCATGCGCCACCGCTGATCACTTCTCAAGTCTGTAAAGATATCAAAAGTGGAGAATAAATGTATTTTGTCATGAGGAGCACCTTAAAGACCTATAAGGGCAGGTTGATTCGCGCTATACCAGAGGACTACATTTTCAAAAAATGTAGTCCTGCTTGGTGGCTCGGCGAGCCCTTCAGAAGAAAACCCAAAGAGTTCATTTACTCCATCGAGGAAAAAGCACCCCGTTATGATGTCATAAGTGCGTCTGGTATGATGCCAATATGCAGCCAGAAATTCCTTGACACTATTCAAGAAAATGATATCAAGTTTGAATCCTTTCCGGTTACCGTCCTGGGAAAAAACTCCAAGATGCCTCTTGATGTAAAATATTATGTATTTCATTTACTGGAAATCAAGGACCCTGGTATTGATGTTGAGCGATCCATCATATATACCATCAACAACCAGACCAAGATAGAGAAACTTGAAGTCTCTGCTCAAGTGATGGATTCACAACCCATGATGTTTTTCGCAAAGGAGCTGGGTCCTTCTGTGTTTGTGCATCAGAATTTAGTAAAACAACTTGAAGAAAATAAAATTACTGGATTAAGATTTATACCATTGGAACAATATACCTCGTGATCACAGAATCCAGTCATCCAAATTCCGCTGATCTTTTGTGATCTCACTTGTATCCAGTTTAGATGTGTTCAATTGGATTGCTTTCAACCCCAATGATGATCAACACCTGTTCGCTGTTTCTGCCCTGCGCGCAGTTTTCTTTGCCCGGATGGGTTGCATTCGGGCAAGTGCTGAGATTCGGGTGGGCTGGGGCCTTTCGCCCACCAACCAGTTCCCCAGTCGGCTGTAGTTGATGGCCAAGGCGATAAAAATGTTCTGAAAGTGGGTTTTTTTTAGCCCTCGGTACCGGCTCTTCCGGAGCCCAAAAGCTCGGACCCCTTGCGAAAAAACACTTTCCACCCCTGCCCGCAACTGGTAGAGCTTTTTACCTTCCTCAGAATTGTGCAAATCTCGGGCCTGCTGCAAGGCTTCCAGACGATCACGAGGTTGAAGTTTGAGTTGCCTCCCGCGTTTTGCGGTGGTGCATTTCTTGCGCAGAGCACAACCTGCACATTCTTCTTCTCTGAAACTCACCTGCACGGCCGCATCAGAAAGGTCTGTTTTGCGAAGGATCCACGACGTGGAGGTGGCCCCACTGGGGCAAATCACTTTCTTTTCGTCCCAGAGTACCGTGAAGTCCCTCACATCAAATCGATCCTCAGGACCTTTTTTCCAGTCTCGGGTGCCCCTGGGAGGTCCGATCAATTGAATGCCGTACTGAGATTGAGACTCACACAGCTGGTTTGCACTGATGTAACCGGCATCCACCCAGTGTTGGGCAGGCAACAATGCCTGCTTTTCCAGGGCCTGGTGGATCAACGCTAGCCGAGGAGCATCATGTGCTTCAGCAGTGGTGGTATCGACGTGCACGATCAAATGGGGCAGGTCTTCATCACAGGATTCCGTGAAATGCACCTTGTATCCGACCCATTCTTTCCCTCGTTTGGTGCTGTATTTGGCTTCACTTTCGTAAGGCGACTCCACACCCTGACGAGAGGGGGGCAATTCGTCATTGGGGACCAGGGTCACACCATACTCAGTCAGCTTGAAATGCCGTTTCCAGATGCATTTGAATGTCTCCACCTCTGGGAAGGCCCTCTGAAGAATTTCTCTGGCGCTTTCCTGGCCCAGAGCGCAAAGCATGACATAACCATCCATTCCAACCATCCGGATGAATTCGGCTTTGTCTCCTTCTTTTTTCGGCAGGCGGAAATTTTCGATGCGGTGGGCATATTTGGCGTACCAGTGGTTGGGCACATGGGTCCTGACCCAGTCCGGGAAATGGGTGGCCAGGGTGTTGAGCACAGCGCGCAGGGTCTCAGCCACCAGCTCGTAACGGTTCATGACGCGCAGATACGCCAGGATATGGGTGGAGTCGGTGCGTTGTTTGCCTCGGGTTTTCAGCAAGCCCTGGTCTTTGCAACATTGCAAAAGCCCTTCCAGGGAGGTCAGAGGATTTTCCTGTTGCAGAAGGCGATCCCGGAATTCACTGAGCACGCTGTAGTGGAAACCGGGGTCTGTGAGGTCCATGGACAGGGCATATTTCCAATCGATTCTGGCCCTGGCAGCATGGGCCGCTTCCCGGTCAGTAAGGTTTTCACTGAACTGCAAGATGGTGACCAACAGGAGCCGCCAGGGTGGGAGGGCGGGCTTGCCACGGGTGGGGTAGAGTTCTGTGAAGTCGATGCTGGCGAGAAAAGGTTCAAAGGCATCTCGGAAACGCATAGGTGGAGCGGGTTGAGGAAAGACGGCCTGGGCGACTTGTCGGGTGACCTTCGGAATGCTGGGAATGCTTTGAGTTTTCAGGGACATAACCCA from Deinococcus cellulosilyticus NBRC 106333 = KACC 11606 includes these protein-coding regions:
- a CDS encoding polymorphic toxin-type HINT domain-containing protein; amino-acid sequence: MKDGTDKTERYQFDKNSQLVEREVEVVDPVNGNSTTPLKWTYQYYLNGFTAGMIEPSGKSTHYGYDSKGNLTGETVYRTPKVNTGATSNLPINVDLNVSSGQTVAETGTLTVTGTSTDEYGGGLAWTVKGATVHSSSHSQVVVKGFSDQALLEVTGTSRTDGGTYDRLVVKLTYAYTTNNVKYYTVTIESETPVVSGEKLTSGMNPALLSDWQTRTRTTFNRDNLPVTSTIAGYNDTTYGYSAQLSQYTHDHYTQENTPYHLKSQTVIQCLTSNPEAASPSCDASEASATPQYTKSTFDPEGRLISQEVGAGGPVAQVKTQTQFTYFNPGVTWKQMYTSEQGVEGTAQSATGTIRQYQDQVWYVKDGNATTRYQYDALGQVVYALKAGPDGLSDRRYLVAGINASNKDNPTYHQMLTYSLFNGFGQPTYSRVIQLDGSTVVIPVLQRSVQVYGASGELLSSWEGQKENTTQYTYTNNFGPSFGQVIQVKWGEGDGSTVTTTRKTTDYLYDPYGRIQQQTVDGFITQYGYNSLDQLVSEKWFLDPNSTSGTFGEKKTRYHITGQPDQVTEVVNGERPVGGSVSDTVVTRMEVNKLGQVTQVTAPDGGVVLSTYDGRGQVVRTIDRRLTMNSGDDDAQSTYFKYDSTGKLLRVLKPILRKNAGSAYQDLRRPYVQYSYDAFGRKVTEQEYIGNRTAPVSSAEFYSGSFVFSSVAEDFKTTQYEYNNQDQVTRVTNPRGYATTMEYDPAGNDWKTEQEVYKGDDAGANYAYPSQKWRTIYQSFDALGRVYQTFDGLGYERRKTYNMLGSVTAEIEPAPTAAGTLMVRKVFTYTRSGLLESILEPSVAEGAQLPVIPANMATSLWESNETSVPHLIKTEYRRYGNRAYPDIISKAYLDNAAGTSNAVSTTYTYGRDGQLLTEAVNASGSVPSTALTSSFYDSRGLLIYRKHWDNYVEINSYDRMGQKTRDGSVFPAFDLQYDLMGNETQRTVKREQFTNLPQPNVPASLETITQTTKFQYNSLDLPIRMEGGPGESHWYGYRSDGMKTYETNGVFNGSLNSSYSWSSLTAGMTAGSVKYLTLDSLGQVIQERLDSEYTRQYFYDGLGRRIREIFNTVTPNDTSVYITSNQTKDFLFDLNGNLIKINDIDYSFYPSNHLWDEETDPTHTHATYNYRGLDTTKHSYYQDGKIKTSGTKIHEYDRLGRSTRDGNVKISYTSNSLYNVREFTLYLPESTEKEKTIVEFYDFNRQLSRKDTDSNRIYDNSAANTYNYTNERYDHNIIFSDSCYGDYDHCNPAPCADTKFCALDQYASHSYRTILSIKESATSTVTYSYHHKGAEPPKLESINRDTLDDEGNIVKTEYTDKEVNYYNDYDKSFQRTYRLTPSGKRIGMSLAGYTHEFSYDYRETQNYSGIYSSLCSTARSIVFSKKYNPDGVVSKVIYQYSNTREEPNGNDYCSVDGAYDFSYDYFGNQTEGIFQTTKTYRNNDDGVVSSGTLTAIDRHQNTYLHGELIQSVTEKLLGKTPEANSKWMPGPERTSIVTRDLSWSGLETSLVQNLISPFQITSTPTEFQAPTPSSSVGLGASSVDAPEGFGNPFGVSTVLPPSDVQVTQNNTGVTGFSNPLPTPDQLQNNTETQTEPLDPSEFGPPVPLTDANPNGMGASGVSDSNDLTTSTHLGVGQATLPVPELNPNLSGNTGSTGVVAPDSELNPNIGGTNGNTGGYSGTGSGVISPEHLGVEMLTPVTSFSSTSVSQATSCGDQGTASNLESKVALEKENIKKELGEKEVCGYIESSVYHEIDKWFFWDSGDKIVLKQKILFIDEYLKSMGRSPQERLDFFKGLQMGMASRDREGMRQGVNDAYRLALKGSVAYSQGRPEEAQTLGRAMTESMRAATEAADANTAYGMALADAGLTMLGAVNGYAAARGLVGLIGKYGFKGALTTLKTTVKTNWSAFLRETGENCFRRASLHSFDGNTPVWTKYGLAAIATLTIGTPVLAFNEKTREQGYYPITQVFENHDPQITGLVIENPETKALEYLTTTPEHPFYVTERSDGEPRPKPEGHPDLSDKWVGAGHLKVGDKLKQADGTLGEVRYVNTIQEARTMYNLEVEEAHTFFVGTQGWLVHNCIAQSRINLAKGPTRFTPIRNSGNPISAGWDHVVSGHFNRPVSNSRSVFTITEDELKAVLTSKQVVQSPITADATVAGQFIREVDVGFNIGLTTLKDGGVATSRMRIFTDSKGNLITAFPIK
- a CDS encoding Imm43 family immunity protein produces the protein MYFVMRSTLKTYKGRLIRAIPEDYIFKKCSPAWWLGEPFRRKPKEFIYSIEEKAPRYDVISASGMMPICSQKFLDTIQENDIKFESFPVTVLGKNSKMPLDVKYYVFHLLEIKDPGIDVERSIIYTINNQTKIEKLEVSAQVMDSQPMMFFAKELGPSVFVHQNLVKQLEENKITGLRFIPLEQYTS
- a CDS encoding IS1182 family transposase; translated protein: MSLKTQSIPSIPKVTRQVAQAVFPQPAPPMRFRDAFEPFLASIDFTELYPTRGKPALPPWRLLLVTILQFSENLTDREAAHAARARIDWKYALSMDLTDPGFHYSVLSEFRDRLLQQENPLTSLEGLLQCCKDQGLLKTRGKQRTDSTHILAYLRVMNRYELVAETLRAVLNTLATHFPDWVRTHVPNHWYAKYAHRIENFRLPKKEGDKAEFIRMVGMDGYVMLCALGQESAREILQRAFPEVETFKCIWKRHFKLTEYGVTLVPNDELPPSRQGVESPYESEAKYSTKRGKEWVGYKVHFTESCDEDLPHLIVHVDTTTAEAHDAPRLALIHQALEKQALLPAQHWVDAGYISANQLCESQSQYGIQLIGPPRGTRDWKKGPEDRFDVRDFTVLWDEKKVICPSGATSTSWILRKTDLSDAAVQVSFREEECAGCALRKKCTTAKRGRQLKLQPRDRLEALQQARDLHNSEEGKKLYQLRAGVESVFSQGVRAFGLRKSRYRGLKKTHFQNIFIALAINYSRLGNWLVGERPQPTRISALARMQPIRAKKTARRAETANRC